A stretch of the Desulfuromonas sp. TF genome encodes the following:
- a CDS encoding hybrid sensor histidine kinase/response regulator codes for MGSSKFTILVVDDSPTQLAMVQDTLEKEGFNVETAQDGVEAINKVYHSPPSLILSDVMMPELNGYHLCRLLKNDPRTAHIPIILLTNLTERHDRFWGENAGADLYLEKSGDLTPILEAMDSMLPARHPRTDDVTASGQDVNGADIRSRITDILDRLLYESTISNEILKLTGLAHDTDLLAAEFLTFLSVISPHSTAGLLLKDGRDKFVLCIRTNDPIPEALIAQAKAQILRQAGLEENGPHLIRYLLPEHLETPRQEEPGHEFHTLRVLPIVDGGEFLASITLFDRRKKHLSSGTLHALNVAADRFLIVCRYLRKFKETEDVKADFVSMLVHDMRSPLTSIRGYNDVLAEGILGSITEEQRGAFKNIKNGCDQLLFLIEDILDLSKLEAGKMQLHPCPLSILPIVERAAAGLSMQLKDKNLFVCLDIPRDLPYVMADGKQLSRVLTNLLTNAVKFSPQAGRITLSARHETNCRGQKDCLVISVSDEGPGIPLNQQKKLFIRYQQINTGNIFRKGTGLGLAICKEIIHLHGGDVWVESPIKNNKGSRFSFSLPLAP; via the coding sequence GACAGCCCGACCCAACTGGCCATGGTGCAGGATACCCTGGAAAAAGAGGGGTTCAATGTCGAAACGGCGCAGGATGGCGTCGAGGCCATCAACAAGGTTTATCACTCTCCCCCCAGCCTGATCCTCTCGGATGTCATGATGCCCGAGCTTAACGGGTATCACCTCTGCCGCCTGCTGAAGAACGACCCGCGTACAGCCCATATCCCGATCATTCTCCTCACAAACCTGACCGAACGCCACGACCGGTTCTGGGGAGAGAACGCCGGGGCAGACCTTTACCTGGAAAAAAGCGGTGATCTGACTCCCATTCTGGAAGCAATGGACTCCATGCTGCCGGCGAGGCATCCGAGGACGGACGATGTTACCGCTTCCGGACAGGATGTTAACGGCGCCGACATCCGCTCCCGGATTACAGACATCCTGGACCGCCTGCTCTATGAATCGACCATCTCCAATGAGATCCTAAAACTCACGGGTCTGGCGCATGATACCGATCTTCTGGCCGCGGAATTTCTCACTTTCCTCTCCGTCATCAGTCCTCACAGCACCGCCGGGCTTCTTCTAAAAGACGGACGCGACAAATTCGTTCTGTGCATAAGGACCAATGATCCGATTCCGGAGGCGTTAATTGCCCAGGCCAAGGCTCAGATCCTCAGACAGGCCGGGTTGGAGGAGAACGGTCCCCACTTGATCCGCTACCTGCTGCCGGAACATCTTGAGACGCCCCGCCAGGAAGAACCGGGTCATGAATTTCATACTCTCAGGGTCCTTCCGATCGTGGACGGTGGTGAATTTCTTGCCTCGATAACACTTTTCGACCGAAGAAAAAAACATCTTTCCAGCGGCACCCTGCACGCGCTGAACGTCGCCGCCGACCGTTTTCTCATCGTCTGCCGATATCTACGTAAATTCAAGGAGACAGAGGACGTCAAGGCGGATTTCGTATCGATGCTGGTCCATGACATGCGCTCCCCTCTCACCAGCATCAGAGGATATAACGACGTCCTTGCCGAGGGAATTCTCGGCAGCATCACCGAAGAGCAGAGAGGCGCCTTTAAAAATATCAAAAACGGATGCGATCAATTGCTGTTTCTGATCGAGGATATTCTCGATCTTTCAAAACTGGAAGCGGGGAAAATGCAGCTGCACCCGTGTCCTCTCTCCATCCTCCCAATAGTGGAACGGGCGGCCGCGGGCCTGTCCATGCAACTCAAGGATAAAAATCTCTTCGTCTGCCTCGATATCCCCAGAGATCTTCCCTATGTCATGGCCGACGGAAAACAGCTCTCACGTGTTCTGACCAATCTGCTGACCAACGCAGTCAAATTTTCTCCTCAGGCCGGAAGGATTACCCTGAGCGCCCGCCATGAAACCAACTGCAGGGGGCAGAAGGACTGCCTCGTGATCAGCGTCTCCGACGAGGGTCCCGGCATTCCCCTCAATCAGCAGAAAAAGCTCTTTATCCGATATCAGCAGATCAACACCGGCAACATATTCCGCAAAGGTACCGGCCTGGGGCTCGCCATCTGCAAAGAAATCATCCACCTGCACGGCGGAGATGTCTGGGTGGAAAGCCCGATCAAGAATAACAAAGGCAGCCGATTTTCCTTCTCCCTTCCTCTCGCTCCCTGA
- the arcC gene encoding carbamate kinase: MAEKAPIAVVALGGNSLIRQGERGDVGEQQRHIRESVAFLPLLLNQGWSLLITHGNGPIVGHLLLQNEAAGDMVPPMPLDVCDADSEGGVGYLIQQTLANELRRHGVNRQVVSLVTQVLVDPEDPGFITPSKPIGPFYSGAEAEKLRREKEWFLIEDAGRGYRRVVASPRPVEVMELEAIRILLEHGVVVIAAGGGGIPVIRQENGATRGIEAVIDKDLASALLAKTLGARRLIILTAVEYVYADFRQPDEKPLSFMRVATARELLTAGEFPPGSMGPKIEAAIEFLEAGGEEVLITLPERLGEALEGKTGTRIVRSEE, translated from the coding sequence ATGGCTGAAAAAGCACCGATTGCCGTGGTGGCACTGGGGGGGAATTCTCTGATCCGCCAAGGGGAACGAGGAGATGTCGGGGAACAGCAGCGACACATCCGCGAATCGGTCGCTTTCCTTCCTCTCCTGCTGAATCAGGGCTGGTCTCTGCTGATCACCCACGGCAACGGTCCGATCGTCGGTCATCTGCTGCTGCAGAACGAGGCGGCGGGAGACATGGTCCCTCCCATGCCGCTGGATGTCTGTGACGCCGATTCGGAAGGGGGCGTCGGATATCTTATCCAGCAGACTCTTGCCAATGAACTGCGCCGTCATGGGGTGAACCGCCAGGTCGTGAGCCTGGTGACTCAGGTCCTGGTCGATCCCGAAGATCCGGGTTTCATTACACCCTCCAAACCAATCGGGCCCTTTTATTCAGGCGCTGAAGCGGAAAAATTGCGCCGGGAAAAGGAATGGTTCTTGATCGAGGATGCCGGTCGCGGCTATCGGCGGGTCGTGGCTTCACCCCGACCGGTGGAAGTGATGGAATTGGAAGCGATCCGCATTCTGTTGGAACATGGAGTCGTGGTGATTGCTGCGGGCGGCGGAGGAATACCTGTGATTCGGCAGGAGAATGGCGCCACGCGCGGGATCGAGGCGGTCATCGATAAGGATCTTGCCTCCGCCCTGCTGGCGAAAACTCTAGGGGCCCGCCGGTTGATCATCCTGACGGCCGTGGAATACGTATATGCCGATTTCCGACAACCGGACGAAAAGCCTCTGTCATTCATGAGAGTTGCGACCGCCCGGGAACTGCTGACCGCCGGCGAATTTCCTCCCGGCAGCATGGGCCCCAAGATTGAGGCTGCCATCGAATTTCTTGAAGCGGGCGGGGAAGAGGTGCTGATCACGCTTCCCGAGCGCCTCGGCGAGGCCCTGGAAGGGAAGACGGGAACGAGGATCGTGAGGAGTGAGGAGTGA
- a CDS encoding GTPase, translated as MSKTEHRKRIIIMGAGGRDFHNFNVLFRDEPGTRVIAFTVAQIPFQNGRRYPESLAGPLYPGGIPIVPEKEMPELIRRGAVDEVILAYSDLSHQRVMETASLVLALGPDFRLVGSALTMLDSSLPVISVCAVRTGCGKSPLTRYLCRTLQKMGRRPAVIRHPMAYGRLDIRSAQRFLDLDDLDRYESTIEEREEFESLIRMGVPLFSGIDYQRILAMAEEEGDVLIWDGGNNDLPFIRPGLEFVLVDPCRSGHESSYYPGLVNLLRAGIIVLSKTGEADEKDLYAVRENVARFNPEALIVQGDLDIDVDDPPLIKGKKVVVVEDGPTLTHGGMEFGAGIVAARRFSAKIIEPRPFAAGSLLETYEEYPHLKLVVPAMGYSEAQLEDLRKTLEAVPCDLVLSASPVDLASILKLSRPVVRVTYEFREKEGEPIKEAVRKFLSRWEKPRRVDG; from the coding sequence ATGAGCAAAACGGAACACCGCAAGCGGATCATCATCATGGGCGCCGGGGGACGGGATTTCCATAATTTCAACGTCCTGTTCCGCGACGAACCAGGAACCCGGGTGATTGCCTTCACCGTGGCGCAGATTCCCTTTCAGAACGGGCGCCGCTATCCAGAATCGCTGGCGGGCCCCCTTTACCCCGGTGGTATTCCGATCGTTCCCGAAAAGGAGATGCCTGAGCTGATCCGCCGGGGCGCAGTGGACGAAGTGATCCTCGCCTACAGCGACCTTTCTCATCAAAGGGTTATGGAGACCGCGTCCCTCGTTCTCGCCCTCGGACCGGACTTTCGGCTCGTGGGCTCCGCCCTGACGATGCTCGATTCATCGCTTCCGGTCATCTCCGTCTGCGCGGTCCGGACCGGCTGCGGTAAAAGTCCGCTTACGCGATATCTCTGCCGGACCCTGCAGAAGATGGGCCGACGCCCCGCGGTCATCAGGCATCCCATGGCATATGGCCGTCTCGACATCCGGAGCGCTCAGCGGTTTCTCGACCTCGACGACCTGGACAGATACGAGTCCACCATCGAAGAGAGAGAGGAATTCGAGTCCCTCATCCGCATGGGTGTACCCCTTTTTTCAGGAATCGATTATCAGCGGATCCTGGCCATGGCCGAAGAAGAAGGAGATGTTCTCATCTGGGACGGGGGCAACAACGATTTGCCCTTCATCCGGCCCGGCCTGGAATTCGTTCTGGTCGACCCCTGTCGTTCCGGGCACGAATCTTCGTACTACCCCGGCCTTGTCAATCTTCTGCGGGCCGGGATCATCGTCCTCTCCAAGACCGGTGAAGCGGACGAAAAGGATCTGTACGCGGTGCGGGAAAACGTTGCCCGATTCAACCCCGAAGCCCTGATCGTGCAGGGGGATCTAGACATAGATGTGGACGATCCGCCGCTCATCAAGGGAAAAAAAGTAGTCGTGGTCGAGGATGGCCCGACTCTTACCCACGGCGGAATGGAATTTGGCGCCGGGATTGTCGCGGCGCGCCGGTTTTCTGCGAAGATAATCGAACCGCGACCCTTTGCCGCAGGGAGCCTGCTGGAAACCTATGAGGAATATCCTCATCTCAAGCTGGTGGTTCCGGCCATGGGGTACAGCGAAGCCCAGCTGGAAGATCTGCGCAAGACTCTGGAGGCCGTGCCCTGCGATCTTGTCCTTTCGGCCAGTCCCGTGGATCTGGCATCCATCCTGAAACTCTCCCGGCCCGTCGTAAGGGTAACCTATGAATTCCGGGAGAAGGAGGGTGAGCCCATTAAGGAGGCGGTTCGAAAATTCCTCTCCCGATGGGAAAAGCCAAGGAGGGTGGATGGCTGA
- a CDS encoding aldehyde dehydrogenase family protein, protein MTVEIGNFIGGKWVKPASGKYGESLNPACTTDVVARYPLSGREDVDRAVEASRKAYAGWRLTPAPRRGEILFRAAEMLLGRKDELGKLVTREMGKVLPEGLGDVQEAVDLAYYMAGEGRRLIGETTPSELPDKDCKSIRVPHGVFALITPWNFPIAIPSWKIFSALICGNTAVFKPSSDAPLCAVRLVEILEEAGLPPGVLNLVAGEGELVGESLVQHDGIDGISFTGSCAVGEKLESLAARRHRPIAVEMGGKNAIMIMDDADLDLALEGVLWGGFGTAGQRCTAASRIVVHEGVHDRFLEMLVNAARRLSLGDGLKKETDVGPLINERGLKKVLDYIRIGREEGAYLQIGGGRAAEGTLAEGYFVEPTIFSRVSPEMRIAQEEIFGPVVSVIRCCSFEEGVRLVNGTRFGLSASIYTGNANLAAKAEREIETGLVYINASTIGAEIQLPFGGFKHSGSGHPEVGGRMGAIDFFSRIKTIYRDYSGRLQKAQIEVP, encoded by the coding sequence ATGACGGTGGAAATCGGTAATTTTATCGGCGGAAAGTGGGTCAAGCCTGCTTCCGGGAAATACGGGGAAAGCCTCAACCCTGCCTGTACGACCGACGTTGTTGCCCGCTATCCCCTTTCCGGGCGGGAGGATGTCGACCGGGCGGTGGAGGCGTCGAGGAAGGCCTATGCCGGATGGCGCCTGACACCGGCTCCCCGGCGCGGTGAGATTCTCTTCCGGGCTGCTGAAATGCTTCTTGGACGCAAGGATGAACTCGGGAAACTGGTGACCCGGGAGATGGGGAAAGTGCTTCCCGAAGGGCTGGGGGATGTGCAGGAGGCGGTGGATCTGGCCTATTACATGGCCGGAGAGGGGAGGCGCCTGATCGGAGAGACGACCCCTTCGGAGCTGCCTGACAAGGACTGCAAATCGATCCGCGTTCCTCATGGGGTCTTCGCCCTGATCACCCCGTGGAATTTTCCCATCGCCATCCCTTCCTGGAAGATCTTTTCAGCCCTGATCTGTGGCAACACCGCCGTATTCAAGCCTTCGTCCGATGCGCCCCTGTGCGCCGTTCGCTTGGTGGAAATCCTGGAGGAGGCCGGACTGCCCCCCGGGGTTCTCAATCTGGTGGCCGGGGAGGGGGAACTGGTCGGAGAGTCACTGGTGCAGCATGACGGGATCGACGGCATCTCCTTCACCGGTTCCTGCGCTGTGGGTGAGAAGCTGGAATCCCTGGCGGCGCGGCGGCACCGGCCCATAGCTGTCGAGATGGGAGGCAAGAATGCTATTATGATCATGGACGACGCCGACCTCGATCTGGCCCTCGAAGGTGTGCTCTGGGGAGGATTCGGCACCGCAGGGCAACGCTGCACGGCTGCGAGCCGGATCGTTGTCCACGAAGGGGTCCACGATCGTTTCCTGGAGATGCTGGTCAATGCTGCGAGGCGGCTCAGCCTCGGCGACGGGCTGAAAAAAGAGACCGATGTCGGACCGCTGATCAACGAACGGGGTCTGAAGAAGGTTCTCGACTATATCCGCATCGGCCGGGAGGAAGGAGCTTATCTGCAGATCGGAGGCGGCAGGGCGGCCGAAGGGACGCTCGCGGAAGGGTACTTTGTCGAGCCGACGATCTTCTCTCGGGTTTCTCCGGAGATGCGCATCGCCCAGGAGGAGATTTTCGGCCCGGTGGTGTCGGTCATCCGCTGCTGCTCTTTCGAGGAGGGGGTCCGTCTCGTCAACGGAACCCGTTTCGGACTGTCCGCTTCCATCTACACGGGCAACGCGAATCTGGCGGCGAAAGCCGAGCGGGAGATCGAAACAGGGCTGGTCTACATTAACGCCAGCACCATCGGCGCCGAGATCCAGCTCCCCTTCGGAGGTTTCAAGCATTCCGGGTCCGGACATCCGGAGGTCGGCGGCCGTATGGGGGCGATCGATTTCTTTTCCCGAATCAAAACCATCTACCGCGACTACAGCGGGCGGTTGCAGAAGGCGCAGATTGAGGTTCCGTGA
- the lpxA gene encoding acyl-ACP--UDP-N-acetylglucosamine O-acyltransferase gives MPEIHPTAFVHPTAQLAEGVEVGPQAFIDADVVIGPGSRIQHGAHIARWTTLGADNVVYPGAVIGHDPQDIGYHGEKAYTVIGDGNVMREGFTVNRGNREGTSTVIGSRNYFMINSHVAHNCIIGDNVILVNGALLAGHVEVGDRAIISGNCQVHQFVRIGSFAMMRGGSGAVKDIPPFCVNDGLSWIRAINAIGLKRNGFDHQRIRAVKEAFKVIFRSELGLEKALEKVERDLEVTADVRRMIEFIRSSKRGIGSGRGSSRE, from the coding sequence ATGCCCGAGATTCATCCCACCGCTTTCGTTCACCCCACGGCTCAACTTGCCGAAGGAGTAGAGGTCGGACCCCAAGCCTTTATCGACGCCGATGTCGTCATCGGGCCAGGAAGCCGCATTCAGCACGGCGCCCATATCGCCCGCTGGACCACCTTGGGCGCCGATAATGTCGTCTATCCCGGCGCCGTCATCGGCCACGACCCCCAGGACATAGGGTACCATGGTGAAAAGGCCTATACCGTCATCGGCGACGGGAATGTCATGCGAGAGGGGTTTACCGTCAACCGCGGCAATCGCGAAGGAACCTCAACCGTCATCGGCAGCCGCAACTACTTCATGATCAACAGCCATGTCGCGCACAACTGCATCATCGGCGACAATGTCATCCTGGTCAACGGGGCCCTTCTAGCCGGTCATGTCGAGGTGGGAGACCGGGCCATCATCTCGGGCAACTGTCAGGTTCACCAGTTCGTGCGCATCGGATCCTTCGCCATGATGCGCGGCGGCTCCGGCGCGGTCAAGGACATCCCTCCCTTCTGCGTCAACGACGGGCTCAGCTGGATTCGCGCCATCAATGCCATCGGTCTGAAACGCAACGGTTTCGACCATCAGCGGATCCGCGCCGTCAAGGAGGCCTTCAAGGTGATTTTCCGCTCTGAACTGGGTCTGGAAAAAGCTCTGGAAAAAGTGGAGAGAGATCTGGAAGTGACAGCTGACGTGCGCCGGATGATCGAATTCATCCGCTCCAGCAAAAGAGGGATCGGCAGCGGACGGGGTTCGAGCCGGGAGTGA
- a CDS encoding GtrA family protein — MCDRCISVQRWYPLAIKLKLKDIVMKAIRFGAVGGVNTLLDFGILNLLMWITGITGGIGLVLFNAGAFVLASLNSYLMNKGWTFEDESKGSPGQYALFLAFSTGGLAINSGVLYLLTAFPLEGMSSPVLWANGAKAGATAVSMVWNFLTYRRFVFAGDEGKEGEGSSAVLCRIVTSRQTP, encoded by the coding sequence GTGTGCGACCGGTGCATATCCGTCCAAAGATGGTATCCTTTAGCTATAAAACTGAAACTAAAGGATATCGTCATGAAGGCAATTCGTTTTGGTGCGGTCGGCGGGGTCAATACCCTGCTCGATTTCGGAATACTGAATCTGCTGATGTGGATAACGGGCATCACAGGCGGCATTGGTCTGGTACTTTTCAATGCCGGCGCCTTCGTACTCGCCAGCCTGAACAGTTATCTCATGAATAAGGGGTGGACATTCGAGGATGAATCGAAGGGCTCGCCCGGCCAGTATGCTCTTTTTCTCGCATTTTCAACGGGCGGTCTGGCAATCAACAGCGGGGTTCTCTACCTGCTGACGGCATTTCCTCTTGAAGGTATGTCTTCTCCGGTCCTCTGGGCCAATGGGGCCAAGGCCGGTGCGACGGCCGTCAGCATGGTCTGGAATTTTTTGACTTATCGGCGGTTTGTTTTTGCAGGGGATGAGGGGAAGGAAGGGGAGGGGAGTAGCGCGGTACTATGCCGAATTGTTACATCCCGTCAAACACCTTGA
- a CDS encoding Flp family type IVb pilin, giving the protein MQELWTGIKRFLVEEEGATATEYAVMLALIILIALGAIVFLGQRVTSGFSTVASAISTAGS; this is encoded by the coding sequence ATGCAAGAACTGTGGACCGGAATTAAAAGGTTTTTAGTGGAAGAAGAGGGAGCGACCGCCACCGAATATGCCGTCATGCTCGCGCTGATCATCCTTATCGCTCTCGGGGCAATCGTTTTCCTGGGCCAAAGGGTCACCAGCGGTTTCAGCACCGTCGCAAGTGCCATCAGCACCGCGGGATCGTGA
- a CDS encoding prepilin peptidase yields the protein MAMFNLKNLPRYTSGALAVILSLHFIYEKGEDIAILAASIFFLLICITDTLVSRIPNLAILAAASAGLGYHTWTTGASGLLFSFLGLLTGLALLLIPYLMGGMGAGDVKALAALGSLLGSGAVLQVFLYAALAGGLLAIFHYALAHNLKEKCLNGAKTLRAFAYTHDVNLFRPPATTERLRFPYAAAIAFGFYAFVNWGDLV from the coding sequence ATGGCGATGTTCAACCTGAAAAATTTACCCCGGTACACATCCGGCGCTCTTGCAGTGATTCTTTCTCTCCATTTCATCTATGAAAAAGGAGAGGATATCGCCATTCTTGCTGCCTCGATTTTTTTTCTTCTGATCTGCATTACCGACACTCTCGTTTCGCGGATACCCAACCTCGCCATCCTTGCGGCCGCGTCGGCCGGGCTGGGATACCACACATGGACGACAGGGGCATCGGGGCTCCTGTTTTCCTTTCTGGGACTATTGACCGGATTGGCACTTCTCCTCATTCCCTACCTTATGGGGGGGATGGGAGCGGGCGACGTTAAGGCGCTGGCCGCTCTTGGCTCTCTGCTTGGCTCCGGAGCCGTATTACAAGTCTTCCTCTATGCCGCCCTGGCCGGAGGATTACTGGCGATATTCCATTACGCACTCGCTCATAATCTGAAAGAAAAATGCCTGAATGGAGCAAAAACTCTTCGTGCATTCGCATATACGCATGACGTGAACCTTTTCAGACCTCCCGCCACTACAGAGCGGCTGAGGTTCCCTTATGCCGCCGCAATCGCATTCGGCTTCTATGCCTTCGTAAACTGGGGAGACCTTGTATGA
- a CDS encoding TadE family protein has translation MKIRNSQEGAAVVEFTLLALLLLIFVFGIIEFGFIWLQSHYIANASREGARVASKLEDPTSGDDLLTVQNAVKDYLRGSILYSDDMINDPGKCCEEGKFIYIETPILETISDTPAVRINLTVQTADIWEPVLWDLLNLVPGADLGEVRQIRETAVFPVLNN, from the coding sequence ATGAAGATAAGGAATTCCCAAGAGGGCGCCGCCGTCGTTGAATTCACACTCCTGGCTCTGCTTCTCTTGATATTCGTATTCGGCATTATAGAGTTCGGGTTTATCTGGCTTCAGTCCCATTATATTGCCAATGCCTCACGCGAAGGGGCCAGGGTGGCTTCGAAACTCGAAGATCCCACGAGCGGCGATGATTTGCTGACCGTTCAGAACGCTGTCAAGGATTACCTTCGGGGCTCCATCCTATACAGCGACGACATGATAAATGATCCGGGAAAATGTTGCGAAGAGGGAAAGTTCATTTACATCGAGACTCCGATCCTTGAAACAATCTCCGACACCCCGGCAGTGAGAATCAACCTTACAGTGCAAACGGCCGATATCTGGGAGCCGGTGCTTTGGGATCTGTTGAACCTCGTACCCGGTGCGGATCTGGGCGAAGTCAGGCAGATAAGGGAGACGGCTGTCTTCCCAGTGCTGAATAACTGA
- a CDS encoding TadE family protein, translating to MLNSFKKTKYPTLNQYGAAAVEFAVIASILFIILFAILEFGLLFLQEHFVANAAREGVRIGVRANNYNCFDNEGGCPPPAVRVNRKAVVDQEVRNYLSSFYNTSPADIVNIPAPVVSGDSKTLSVEVSVPNFYPPILSALMNLLPGSGFTLPTTISQTATGEYEDPEEP from the coding sequence ATGCTGAATTCATTCAAAAAAACAAAATATCCGACCCTTAATCAATACGGCGCAGCGGCCGTGGAATTCGCCGTCATCGCCTCTATTCTGTTCATCATTCTCTTCGCCATCCTCGAATTCGGCCTTCTTTTTCTTCAGGAGCACTTCGTCGCCAATGCAGCCCGGGAGGGAGTGAGAATCGGCGTTCGGGCAAACAACTATAACTGCTTCGACAATGAAGGGGGCTGTCCTCCACCCGCTGTCCGAGTGAACAGAAAGGCCGTCGTTGACCAGGAGGTCAGAAATTACCTGAGTTCTTTTTACAACACGTCGCCAGCCGACATTGTAAATATTCCTGCCCCAGTCGTATCGGGCGATTCAAAAACATTGTCCGTGGAAGTCTCGGTACCCAACTTCTATCCGCCAATCCTTTCCGCCCTGATGAATCTTCTTCCCGGGTCCGGCTTCACCCTGCCGACGACCATTTCTCAAACAGCGACAGGAGAATATGAAGATCCTGAAGAACCATAG
- the cpaB gene encoding Flp pilus assembly protein CpaB gives MMMKKYGTVIALGLAVVFGALAVWLTNQWLTTRTTEEQVVVKETVPMTKIVVAGRDLGIGTPLSADNLILAQWPKANAPKGAFENVNEVEGRVAITRLRAGSPVLAAELAAPGSGAGLVAVIPDGKRAMSIRVDEVIGVSGFILPNTYVDVIAVGNPEQNRPREVKTILKKIQVLAIAQETTTEEGQAKVVRTVTMEVDPAEAEKLALQTHQGSIHLILRNPLEEEKPEPVVKKVARKVVPQIKPRVYTPKPVPYDIEVIRGTNRENVQFKTAESEERL, from the coding sequence ATGATGATGAAAAAGTACGGCACTGTGATCGCACTCGGACTAGCCGTGGTATTCGGAGCTTTAGCCGTTTGGCTCACCAATCAATGGCTGACGACCAGAACGACGGAAGAACAGGTCGTCGTTAAGGAAACGGTCCCCATGACCAAAATCGTTGTTGCCGGGCGGGATCTCGGCATCGGAACGCCGCTGTCCGCGGACAATCTCATTCTGGCCCAGTGGCCCAAGGCGAACGCACCCAAAGGCGCCTTCGAAAACGTCAATGAAGTCGAGGGCCGGGTGGCAATTACACGGCTGAGAGCCGGATCACCGGTGCTGGCCGCCGAACTGGCGGCGCCCGGATCCGGGGCAGGCCTGGTTGCCGTCATCCCCGATGGCAAGCGGGCCATGTCCATCCGCGTCGATGAAGTCATCGGGGTTTCGGGCTTCATCCTTCCCAACACCTATGTCGATGTGATCGCCGTCGGAAATCCCGAGCAGAATCGTCCGCGCGAGGTCAAAACCATTCTGAAGAAGATACAGGTTCTCGCCATCGCCCAGGAAACCACCACCGAAGAAGGCCAGGCCAAGGTGGTGCGCACGGTAACGATGGAAGTGGACCCGGCCGAGGCCGAAAAACTTGCCCTGCAGACCCATCAGGGAAGCATTCACCTGATTTTGCGAAATCCGCTGGAGGAGGAGAAACCGGAGCCGGTCGTGAAAAAGGTCGCCCGGAAGGTCGTCCCCCAGATTAAGCCGAGAGTCTACACTCCCAAGCCGGTCCCTTACGATATTGAAGTCATCCGGGGAACGAACAGGGAAAACGTTCAGTTCAAGACGGCTGAATCAGAGGAAAGACTATAA